In Sporosarcina psychrophila, a genomic segment contains:
- a CDS encoding transcriptional regulator, translated as MLSVQRMTPFYTSQEDFQLRLVFAYQYFSILKGGDVFQFIPSEGKEIVINTKSLQVENLGEVFVFQRGNRFIRLPLYQLLLISDLHIHLTTILEGTMGLEMEVETLEVVTLEAVGIIEQLEADNRLRMIDYALETDNIQMFNELTEGLQQN; from the coding sequence ATGCTATCAGTTCAACGAATGACACCATTTTACACGAGTCAAGAAGATTTTCAACTCAGACTAGTGTTTGCTTATCAATACTTTTCCATTCTTAAAGGGGGGGACGTATTTCAATTCATCCCGTCAGAGGGAAAAGAAATTGTCATTAATACCAAGAGTTTGCAAGTCGAAAACCTCGGCGAAGTATTCGTTTTCCAACGGGGGAACCGATTTATTCGATTACCGCTCTACCAATTGCTCCTTATTTCAGATCTTCATATCCATTTGACCACTATTCTTGAAGGAACGATGGGGCTGGAAATGGAAGTAGAGACGCTAGAAGTCGTAACATTAGAAGCGGTGGGTATCATTGAACAACTGGAAGCCGATAACAGGTTGCGCATGATTGATTATGCACTCGAAACAGACAACATACAAATGTTCAATGAACTGACGGAAGGACTGCAGCAAAATTGA
- a CDS encoding SWIM zinc finger family protein: MNMTVERVSYLHENEINEFMNTIKHALRPDIERNALEIRRAVALVRNGATNSYRYAPSEGAVIATLLGVDSENVRLSFNKVDANCTCGYAGWCSHRIAVVFHLYSQHNSLSEWLHEWRRTESQQMALSISERTPDAWIDVLTRLTQPLRAIEVAENPGVFIHESSIIDQKATPLIPFEYEWKPLFELYYRLHVLDAGWTYVKGHLGGEPTSFFYGKWYVQNWLTEQLGKLNDSVNAIGAKPKLFEADAFHERMKSLVRTFALGNSGLFHERFQVYRLFWQQLFPFRAARDTELTILTNEESEEARIFIAFFHLIQGEHDELAKLVTHVTATNVATWLPLAKLAENNDETKALSIIMHALLPFIGDYVSDSVSLSSRPAFVRDIDGLFEAADFSEELRESMFAQYGEPGIDVYADFLVERERFGEWAALMHRYGVSYDGAEAGGLKVALASDPSAVLPLLHTFAMGFIKEKNRHSYRRAVKLFKQMKTGSKKSGKADFWNQYIDTVREKNRRLRALMEEMEKGNLNL, encoded by the coding sequence ATGAATATGACTGTCGAACGTGTATCCTACTTGCACGAAAATGAAATAAATGAATTTATGAATACAATTAAACATGCCCTACGGCCAGATATAGAACGCAATGCACTCGAAATCAGACGTGCTGTGGCTCTTGTCAGAAATGGTGCCACCAATTCCTATAGGTATGCGCCATCTGAAGGCGCAGTAATAGCTACTCTCCTTGGCGTAGACTCAGAAAACGTGCGCCTTTCTTTCAACAAAGTAGATGCGAATTGTACATGCGGATACGCTGGCTGGTGTTCGCACCGAATTGCAGTCGTATTTCATCTTTATTCACAACACAATTCTTTGAGCGAATGGCTACACGAATGGCGCAGAACTGAATCACAACAGATGGCACTGTCCATTTCAGAACGTACCCCAGATGCATGGATCGACGTCCTGACACGCTTAACTCAGCCGCTTCGTGCAATTGAAGTTGCGGAAAATCCGGGTGTATTCATCCACGAATCTTCTATAATTGATCAAAAAGCTACTCCGCTTATTCCGTTTGAATATGAATGGAAACCTCTTTTTGAACTTTATTATCGATTACATGTACTGGATGCTGGATGGACATATGTAAAAGGCCATCTCGGCGGTGAACCAACTTCCTTTTTCTACGGGAAGTGGTATGTGCAAAACTGGTTGACGGAACAGCTCGGAAAGCTGAATGATAGCGTCAATGCAATCGGTGCAAAACCGAAACTGTTTGAAGCAGATGCTTTTCATGAACGGATGAAAAGTCTCGTTCGAACATTCGCCCTAGGAAATTCCGGGCTCTTCCATGAGCGATTCCAAGTCTATCGTCTTTTTTGGCAGCAACTATTTCCTTTTCGAGCTGCCCGAGACACTGAACTAACGATTCTCACGAATGAAGAATCAGAGGAAGCTCGAATTTTCATCGCCTTTTTCCACTTGATTCAAGGAGAACATGATGAGTTAGCGAAACTCGTTACACATGTAACAGCTACTAATGTTGCTACATGGCTACCGCTTGCAAAACTAGCGGAAAATAATGATGAAACCAAGGCCCTATCTATAATTATGCACGCTTTGTTGCCCTTCATCGGCGATTACGTAAGTGATTCTGTTTCACTTTCATCTCGTCCTGCTTTCGTGCGGGACATCGATGGTTTATTCGAAGCGGCAGATTTCTCGGAAGAATTACGTGAAAGCATGTTTGCTCAATATGGTGAACCCGGCATCGATGTTTACGCTGACTTTTTGGTTGAACGTGAACGATTCGGCGAATGGGCGGCTCTCATGCATAGATACGGCGTTTCATATGACGGCGCAGAAGCGGGTGGCTTAAAGGTCGCACTGGCTTCGGATCCATCAGCCGTCTTGCCCCTACTCCATACATTTGCTATGGGTTTCATCAAAGAAAAAAACCGTCACAGTTATCGACGCGCCGTCAAATTGTTTAAACAAATGAAAACTGGTTCGAAGAAAAGCGGAAAAGCTGACTTTTGGAATCAATATATCGATACAGTGCGTGAAAAAAACCGCAGACTACGCGCATTGATGGAAGAAATGGAGAAAGGGAATTTGAACTTATGA
- a CDS encoding DEAD/DEAH box helicase: MTGTFTLNRLFRLSIRLMEDELYSIAAEDGRGLPVAPDDLVSFLFFNNERALYGLLANMDDEVAYLQADQLLQVFSVMHPYVTFVGLTDADDTQLSSIREATSAWTDPNLWNYAEVDGNTIRFDGSKAGISEGAAAVISQAVSSKLAASAINPDLLASLLPHLRMYGWPGESVSTIPISVAFRLTEPEAETDTEWLLETVIIGERGAHWTPAARKVNAPAADALPAKWKPFADEVVKKQSEMTSFLGSVELASSGSFLSTPMSDPEVRTFIKEDLPLLQSFGYPVILPAWLKSVTESKLRIRTNAGIQSYKSATGLDEVLSFDWNFSLAGNPIDQDSFRKLVDENREYIRSGDEWFHIDPLWLRKIRDLMDRADAGEWTVKDLLFQDVPEEIVPLEEDEDIDDPLFAFTMHQSLRGYMEMLADKKGLPAAGISKDLLAELRPYQEDGYNWLTFMRDNSFGACLADDMGLGKTVQLITYLLNIHARPDTDSPSLIVCPTSVLGNWQKEIERFAPTLSVHTHYGPLRAKDESFKELMAQLKPDVVLTTYGTASQDGEMLAETEFASITLDEAQNIKNMQTKQSRVIRKLRGKHHIALTGTPIENRLSELWAIFDFIHKGYFGSFRKFTDNFIIPIERDDSEADKRKLRAKIRPFLLRRTKSDPDLQLNLPQKLEQNEYCPLTTEQAALYESFLEETKFKLQTLTGFEKKGLILKMLSRLKQLCNHPALFLKEPHAPATQLLSRSNKLDLIVSMAAEIAANKEQCLIFTQYIGMGQLIRQCLSELHGIDVPFLTGSMPKGQRDRLVEAFQEGEFPIFILSLKAGGTGLNLTGANHVLHADRWWNPAVENQATDRAYRIGQTKFVHVHKFVTIGTIEEKIDKMLVEKAALSADLIQSSQWLSDLSETELDDLLSFDN, translated from the coding sequence ATGACAGGAACATTCACATTGAACCGCCTTTTTCGTCTGAGCATCCGTTTGATGGAAGACGAACTATATTCCATTGCCGCTGAAGATGGCAGAGGGTTGCCAGTCGCCCCAGATGATCTTGTTTCCTTCCTATTCTTCAACAATGAGCGTGCACTTTACGGGCTTCTTGCAAATATGGATGATGAAGTTGCTTATTTACAAGCAGACCAACTGCTTCAAGTTTTTTCTGTTATGCACCCCTATGTTACATTCGTTGGACTGACGGATGCAGACGATACTCAGCTTTCTTCAATTCGTGAGGCAACTAGCGCCTGGACCGACCCTAATCTATGGAATTATGCAGAAGTAGACGGTAACACTATTCGTTTTGACGGTAGCAAAGCGGGCATATCAGAAGGGGCTGCGGCCGTTATCAGCCAAGCAGTCAGCAGCAAACTTGCTGCATCTGCTATCAATCCCGATCTACTAGCTTCCCTGCTACCCCATTTACGGATGTACGGCTGGCCGGGCGAATCCGTTTCCACAATTCCAATCAGTGTTGCCTTCCGCTTAACTGAACCAGAAGCCGAGACAGATACGGAATGGCTTCTTGAAACAGTTATTATCGGCGAACGCGGTGCGCACTGGACACCTGCCGCCCGGAAAGTGAATGCACCTGCGGCTGATGCGCTTCCTGCTAAATGGAAACCATTCGCAGATGAAGTTGTGAAAAAGCAATCCGAAATGACATCATTCCTTGGCTCTGTAGAGCTTGCTTCAAGCGGAAGCTTTTTGTCCACACCGATGTCTGATCCGGAAGTACGGACATTCATTAAAGAAGACCTTCCGCTACTTCAATCGTTCGGCTATCCTGTCATCCTGCCTGCATGGTTGAAATCGGTGACAGAATCAAAATTGCGTATTCGAACGAACGCGGGCATACAATCGTATAAATCGGCTACAGGCTTGGACGAAGTGCTATCTTTCGATTGGAATTTCTCTCTTGCTGGTAATCCAATTGATCAGGATTCATTCCGTAAGCTTGTCGATGAAAACCGTGAATACATCCGCTCTGGTGATGAATGGTTCCATATCGATCCCCTTTGGCTCAGAAAAATTCGTGATTTAATGGATCGTGCGGATGCTGGGGAGTGGACTGTTAAAGACCTGCTGTTCCAAGACGTACCGGAAGAGATTGTTCCTCTTGAAGAGGACGAAGATATCGATGACCCACTTTTTGCTTTCACTATGCACCAATCGCTTCGAGGCTATATGGAAATGCTAGCCGATAAAAAGGGGCTTCCAGCAGCCGGTATTTCAAAGGATTTACTTGCTGAACTTCGACCATACCAAGAAGACGGCTATAACTGGCTTACCTTTATGCGTGATAATAGTTTTGGTGCATGTCTTGCCGACGATATGGGACTGGGTAAGACAGTTCAGCTTATCACCTATTTACTGAATATCCATGCAAGACCTGATACAGATTCACCGTCACTCATCGTTTGTCCGACGAGTGTTCTCGGCAACTGGCAGAAAGAGATTGAACGGTTTGCACCAACGCTTTCTGTCCATACACACTATGGCCCATTACGTGCAAAAGACGAAAGCTTTAAAGAACTAATGGCTCAACTGAAGCCCGACGTCGTTCTTACAACATACGGTACTGCTTCACAGGATGGCGAGATGCTAGCAGAAACGGAATTTGCCAGCATTACACTGGATGAAGCACAAAACATAAAGAACATGCAGACAAAACAGTCCCGTGTCATCCGAAAACTTCGCGGCAAGCATCATATCGCACTAACCGGTACACCGATTGAGAACCGTTTATCAGAGCTATGGGCGATTTTCGACTTTATTCACAAAGGATACTTCGGCAGTTTCCGCAAGTTCACGGATAACTTCATCATCCCGATTGAACGTGATGATTCTGAAGCGGATAAGCGGAAGCTACGAGCAAAAATCCGTCCGTTCCTTCTACGCAGAACGAAGAGTGATCCCGATTTACAGCTGAATCTTCCACAAAAACTTGAGCAAAATGAATATTGTCCTTTAACGACTGAACAGGCTGCCTTATATGAAAGTTTCCTTGAAGAAACGAAATTCAAGTTGCAGACACTTACCGGTTTTGAAAAGAAAGGCCTTATTTTAAAAATGCTTAGCCGATTAAAACAGCTCTGTAACCATCCGGCCTTATTCTTGAAAGAACCGCACGCTCCAGCAACACAATTACTTTCTAGATCCAATAAGCTAGACTTAATTGTGTCAATGGCAGCTGAAATCGCTGCTAATAAGGAACAATGCCTTATCTTCACGCAATACATTGGCATGGGGCAACTTATTCGTCAATGCTTGTCTGAACTTCATGGAATCGATGTACCATTCTTGACAGGCAGTATGCCGAAAGGTCAGCGTGACCGTCTTGTCGAGGCTTTCCAAGAAGGCGAATTCCCTATTTTCATCTTATCGTTAAAAGCTGGTGGAACTGGACTGAACTTGACTGGTGCAAACCACGTATTGCATGCAGATAGATGGTGGAATCCAGCCGTCGAAAATCAAGCTACCGACCGTGCTTATCGCATAGGCCAGACAAAATTTGTCCATGTCCATAAGTTTGTGACGATTGGAACTATTGAAGAAAAAATCGACAAGATGCTTGTCGAGAAAGCTGCATTGTCCGCGGATCTCATCCAATCAAGTCAATGGCTGTCTGATTTGTCCGAAACGGAACTGGACGATCTATTATCGTTTGACAACTAA
- a CDS encoding single-stranded DNA-binding protein, with product MNQVALVGRITKDPILRRVSEGRVQSSFVLAVNRNFKNQKGEVETDFVLCTLWGKAAENTAKHCGKGSLIGVGGRIQSRSYEREDKSRVYVTEVIAEDIRFILTKKRTNDNLYSEQVGRMTLPTEEKSDAEHFNLPSRETEGLPIF from the coding sequence TTGAATCAAGTTGCACTGGTTGGACGTATTACAAAAGATCCAATTCTGAGAAGAGTATCAGAAGGAAGGGTACAATCAAGTTTTGTACTTGCTGTGAACCGCAATTTTAAAAACCAAAAAGGAGAAGTGGAGACAGATTTCGTACTTTGTACGCTGTGGGGAAAGGCGGCGGAGAATACTGCTAAACATTGCGGTAAAGGATCTCTAATCGGGGTAGGCGGGCGCATTCAGTCTAGGTCCTACGAACGCGAAGACAAGAGTAGAGTCTATGTAACAGAGGTGATTGCTGAGGATATCCGGTTCATTTTAACGAAAAAACGCACCAATGACAACTTGTATAGTGAACAGGTAGGTAGAATGACACTTCCGACGGAGGAGAAAAGTGATGCTGAGCATTTCAATCTCCCCAGCCGTGAAACAGAAGGATTACCGATTTTTTGA
- a CDS encoding YwpF family protein, with protein MKTFKMLSVGILHEERMLDFPLIDGIIINQENSHRMWILEMFIDKEHQPIFEKWMADEELLEVKVVISYPENEPAAFRVAVKGVKLIGDNVSVLMKGRLKRARAQYAEQLLEELIGEGMGGAELLQRFESDMRSRPRLKKDQEKENE; from the coding sequence ATGAAAACATTCAAAATGTTGTCTGTCGGAATATTACACGAAGAGCGTATGCTGGATTTCCCTCTCATAGACGGAATTATAATCAATCAGGAGAACAGTCACCGTATGTGGATATTGGAGATGTTCATTGATAAGGAACATCAACCCATTTTTGAAAAGTGGATGGCTGATGAAGAATTACTTGAAGTGAAAGTCGTTATTTCTTATCCTGAAAATGAACCAGCTGCTTTTCGCGTTGCTGTCAAAGGGGTTAAGTTGATTGGGGATAATGTCTCTGTGTTAATGAAAGGCCGCTTGAAACGAGCACGTGCACAGTATGCAGAACAGTTGCTGGAAGAATTGATTGGTGAGGGAATGGGCGGCGCCGAATTGCTACAGCGATTCGAATCCGATATGCGCTCTCGACCACGTTTAAAAAAGGATCAAGAAAAAGAGAATGAATGA
- the fabZ gene encoding 3-hydroxyacyl-ACP dehydratase FabZ, whose amino-acid sequence MLTAEQIQAILPHRYPFLMVDRILEVEEGKRAVGIKNVTINEDFFNGHFPGYPVMPGVLIVEALAQVGAVALLQKEENKGRLAFFAGIDNCRFKRQVTPGDTLKLEVEITRLRGTIGKGKAIATVNGEIACETEITFALGPIVSKNGN is encoded by the coding sequence ATGCTAACAGCAGAACAGATACAAGCGATTTTGCCGCATCGTTACCCGTTTCTTATGGTAGACCGGATTCTTGAGGTCGAAGAAGGAAAACGAGCAGTAGGCATAAAAAATGTGACAATCAATGAAGATTTCTTCAATGGACATTTCCCAGGTTATCCGGTTATGCCAGGCGTTCTTATTGTGGAAGCGCTCGCACAAGTTGGTGCCGTCGCTTTATTGCAAAAAGAAGAAAATAAAGGACGTCTTGCCTTTTTTGCCGGGATTGACAATTGTCGCTTCAAACGGCAAGTAACGCCAGGTGATACGTTAAAACTCGAAGTGGAAATCACACGACTTCGCGGTACGATTGGTAAAGGTAAAGCAATCGCAACGGTTAACGGAGAAATCGCATGCGAAACAGAAATTACGTTTGCATTAGGTCCTATAGTTTCAAAAAATGGGAACTAA
- a CDS encoding DNA-directed RNA polymerase subunit beta produces MTDEKRNNLNSNDSRKKESAPPLIRSTRKERGRQNKPVEETPPKKQFWVQIRILPIWLRVILVLLLLAGAAYLGALVGYSSIGDGDSSDVFKKETWIHIMDIINGKES; encoded by the coding sequence ATGACAGATGAAAAAAGAAACAACTTGAATTCGAATGATTCAAGGAAAAAGGAGAGTGCACCGCCTTTAATTCGGTCTACTCGTAAAGAACGCGGAAGACAAAATAAGCCGGTGGAGGAAACTCCACCGAAAAAGCAATTTTGGGTCCAAATTCGCATCCTTCCAATTTGGCTTCGTGTGATACTTGTTCTCTTGCTTCTAGCCGGTGCAGCCTATCTTGGTGCCTTGGTAGGATACAGCAGTATCGGTGATGGGGATTCGAGTGATGTCTTTAAGAAAGAAACTTGGATTCACATTATGGATATCATTAATGGGAAAGAGTCGTAA
- a CDS encoding flagellar hook-basal body protein produces MIRTMTTATNTLSQLQSQMDIIGNNLANISTNGYKASDAKFQEMLYQQFNNDKADTAPRQSPTGIRYGSGAVLGQSQMNWKAGSLQMTGRELDFALTTPKQYFNVLMPDGGGEQTVYTRQGNFYVSPVANGQVMLVNGDGYPVANSAGLPITFSDNVTNYTVNPGGNLQLTNADGTTQTIELAVTVMERPNLMQRLSGTNFALPENLADLGVTQQQVLTELQGAARNVIGLEGQALEASNVNSQKEMTDLISVQRNYQFNARAVTLADQMLGLINGIR; encoded by the coding sequence ATGATACGCACAATGACGACAGCAACAAATACGTTGAGTCAATTGCAAAGTCAAATGGATATAATCGGAAATAACCTTGCGAACATTTCAACGAATGGTTATAAAGCAAGCGATGCTAAATTCCAAGAGATGTTATACCAACAATTCAACAATGACAAAGCAGATACTGCGCCGCGTCAATCACCTACCGGCATCCGCTACGGATCAGGTGCTGTACTTGGTCAATCACAGATGAACTGGAAAGCGGGTTCATTGCAAATGACGGGCCGCGAACTCGACTTTGCACTGACTACACCAAAACAGTATTTCAATGTCCTAATGCCTGACGGAGGCGGGGAACAAACTGTCTATACACGTCAAGGGAATTTTTACGTTTCTCCAGTTGCTAATGGACAAGTGATGCTTGTAAATGGTGACGGATATCCGGTTGCAAACAGTGCGGGATTGCCAATTACGTTTTCCGATAATGTTACAAATTATACAGTTAACCCAGGTGGAAATTTGCAACTGACAAATGCAGACGGGACGACGCAAACAATCGAGCTGGCCGTGACAGTGATGGAACGTCCAAATTTAATGCAGCGTTTATCAGGAACGAATTTCGCGTTGCCTGAAAATTTGGCGGATCTTGGTGTCACACAACAGCAAGTTCTAACTGAATTACAAGGTGCAGCGCGAAACGTAATTGGATTGGAAGGTCAGGCACTCGAAGCATCGAACGTTAACTCTCAGAAAGAGATGACGGATCTCATTAGTGTGCAACGTAATTATCAATTTAATGCGCGGGCAGTGACGCTTGCAGATCAAATGCTCGGTCTGATTAACGGCATCCGATAA
- a CDS encoding flagellar hook-basal body protein translates to MFRGFYTVGSGMIAQQRRTEMLANNMANANTPGFKAEQSVIRSFPEMYMSSINTAKIPTENGFQMKGLSPVGSVSTGVYMQETLPLFTQGQLRETELTTDIALIDGRLPIDAETGTQGAIFFRLENEGGSEQYTKNGSFTLDPSGFLTSAGGAYVLDNNGQRIALQNDDFRVTDEGIIMDGDTAVATLGISFAQRPDMLLKQGNGMFVTEGGENLAAANGTAGVTYSMQQGYLEGSNVDAARTMTDMLTAYRAFEANQKILQAYDRSMEKAVTEVGRVN, encoded by the coding sequence ATGTTCCGTGGATTTTACACAGTTGGATCAGGGATGATTGCACAGCAACGCAGAACAGAAATGCTGGCGAATAATATGGCGAATGCCAACACGCCAGGCTTCAAGGCGGAGCAATCGGTGATTCGCTCGTTTCCTGAAATGTATATGTCGAGTATTAACACGGCAAAAATCCCAACAGAAAATGGCTTTCAAATGAAGGGCTTATCTCCGGTAGGTTCAGTTTCAACGGGTGTTTACATGCAGGAGACGTTGCCATTATTCACGCAGGGACAATTGCGCGAAACTGAGCTGACGACCGATATCGCTCTGATTGACGGTCGCTTACCGATTGATGCAGAAACAGGAACTCAGGGTGCCATCTTCTTCAGACTTGAAAATGAAGGTGGAAGTGAGCAATATACAAAGAACGGTAGTTTCACACTTGATCCAAGCGGGTTTTTGACAAGTGCAGGTGGCGCCTATGTTCTTGATAATAACGGGCAACGGATTGCCTTGCAAAACGATGATTTTCGTGTAACGGATGAAGGCATAATTATGGACGGCGACACGGCTGTCGCAACACTTGGTATTTCATTTGCACAGCGCCCTGACATGCTTCTGAAACAAGGAAATGGCATGTTCGTAACAGAAGGCGGCGAAAACCTTGCAGCCGCAAACGGCACGGCAGGCGTCACCTATTCGATGCAGCAAGGTTATCTCGAAGGTTCCAATGTTGATGCAGCACGAACGATGACGGACATGCTTACTGCATACCGTGCATTCGAGGCCAATCAAAAAATTCTTCAAGCCTATGACCGCAGCATGGAAAAGGCAGTAACGGAAGTGGGACGTGTCAACTAA
- a CDS encoding rod shape-determining protein, producing MFAKDIGIDLGTANVLIHVKGKGIVLNEPSVVAIDKNTNKVLAVGEEARQMVGRTPANIIAIRPMKDGVIADFDVTEAMLSHFINKLDVKGFLSKPRILICCPTNITSVEQKAIRQAAEKSGGKKIYLEEEPKVAAIGAGMDIFQPSGNMVVDIGGGTTDVAVLSMGDIVTSRSITVAGDTFDNDITQYIKQHYKLLIGERTAENIKFNVGTVFPGSRKEQIDIRGRDMVSGLPRTVTIHSDEIAVALKESIYMIVHAAKNVLEKTPPELSADIIDRGVFLTGGGALLHGIDQLLADELKVPVFISDNPLDCVAIGTGILLENMDKISNR from the coding sequence ATGTTTGCAAAAGATATTGGAATTGACCTCGGTACGGCCAACGTCTTAATACACGTTAAAGGAAAAGGGATTGTTCTAAACGAACCCTCAGTCGTGGCAATTGATAAAAACACGAATAAAGTACTGGCAGTCGGAGAAGAAGCAAGACAAATGGTTGGTAGGACGCCTGCCAATATTATTGCGATTAGACCTATGAAAGACGGGGTTATCGCTGATTTTGATGTAACAGAAGCTATGCTTAGCCACTTCATTAATAAATTGGACGTTAAAGGATTTTTATCAAAACCTAGAATTCTTATCTGTTGTCCTACAAACATTACGAGTGTTGAACAGAAAGCCATTCGGCAAGCCGCTGAAAAATCGGGCGGTAAGAAAATTTATCTTGAAGAAGAACCAAAAGTTGCAGCAATTGGAGCTGGAATGGATATTTTCCAACCGAGCGGCAACATGGTTGTCGATATTGGTGGAGGTACAACGGATGTCGCTGTTTTATCAATGGGAGATATCGTTACATCACGCTCGATCACTGTAGCTGGAGATACTTTTGACAACGATATTACACAATATATTAAACAACATTATAAGTTGCTTATCGGAGAACGAACTGCAGAAAATATCAAATTCAATGTTGGTACGGTTTTCCCAGGCAGTCGAAAAGAACAGATAGACATAAGAGGACGCGACATGGTTTCGGGACTTCCCCGCACTGTGACAATCCATTCAGATGAAATCGCTGTAGCACTAAAAGAATCAATCTATATGATTGTCCATGCAGCGAAAAATGTCTTGGAAAAAACACCACCTGAATTGTCTGCTGACATTATCGATCGTGGCGTATTTCTTACTGGGGGCGGTGCGTTATTGCACGGCATCGACCAATTACTCGCTGATGAATTGAAAGTACCTGTATTCATTTCAGATAATCCGCTCGATTGCGTTGCAATTGGGACAGGCATTTTATTGGAGAATATGGATAAAATCTCTAACCGTTAG
- a CDS encoding sporulation transcriptional regulator SpoIIID, with product MHEQIRRRCVRLGKMLLETGLTVRALAKATGYSKSTVHKDLTERLPNVDVALSEEVAKILAYHKSVRHLRGGEATRVKWMNETKKVGSS from the coding sequence GTGCACGAGCAAATACGGAGGCGATGCGTGCGCCTCGGAAAAATGTTGCTGGAAACTGGACTTACCGTACGGGCGTTAGCAAAAGCGACAGGCTATTCGAAAAGCACGGTCCACAAAGATTTGACGGAACGTTTGCCTAACGTCGATGTGGCACTGTCTGAAGAAGTCGCAAAAATACTTGCCTATCATAAGTCTGTCAGACATTTACGGGGCGGCGAGGCGACGAGAGTTAAATGGATGAACGAAACGAAAAAAGTAGGAAGCAGTTAG
- a CDS encoding M23 family metallopeptidase — translation MREEKPKAPSQKNKSAKTKSWFWPVVYSGIAIVFVGMIWGYNAFMKDDAPGFADVAGKDPKDGLTVETNAVKEMPKYPFPEALIDDVAILQDYYDVDAEEAMRESAMLVFDQQYVMNTGVTISVQGKPFEVVASLSGTVEDVVLDPFKGDEIILSHADGLKTIYRSVSGILVKKGEEVDQGQALGTAAENDWNSTVGIHINFEVQKDGVVVNPRSYLAF, via the coding sequence ATGCGAGAAGAAAAACCGAAAGCCCCTTCTCAGAAGAACAAAAGTGCAAAGACAAAAAGCTGGTTTTGGCCTGTAGTCTATTCGGGTATCGCAATCGTCTTCGTCGGCATGATCTGGGGTTATAATGCATTCATGAAAGATGATGCCCCAGGATTTGCGGACGTTGCAGGGAAGGACCCTAAAGACGGATTGACGGTCGAGACGAACGCTGTAAAGGAAATGCCTAAATATCCATTTCCTGAAGCGCTCATTGATGATGTGGCCATTCTGCAAGATTATTATGATGTAGATGCAGAGGAAGCCATGCGTGAAAGTGCTATGCTCGTATTCGATCAGCAATATGTGATGAACACTGGCGTAACCATTTCAGTACAAGGCAAGCCATTCGAAGTCGTCGCTTCACTAAGCGGCACCGTGGAGGATGTCGTGCTAGACCCATTTAAAGGTGATGAAATCATACTTTCTCATGCAGATGGGTTGAAAACAATCTATCGATCCGTCTCAGGTATTCTCGTTAAAAAAGGTGAAGAGGTGGATCAGGGCCAAGCGCTCGGCACCGCTGCAGAAAACGATTGGAATAGTACAGTCGGTATCCACATTAATTTCGAAGTCCAAAAAGATGGAGTAGTCGTCAATCCGCGCTCATATCTTGCATTTTAA